A genomic segment from Lignipirellula cremea encodes:
- a CDS encoding sulfatase family protein codes for MNRLSCLSFCALASWIGLLSGATGAAQRPNILLIVSEDNGPELGCYGDPYAQTPHLDQLASQGVRFENAFVPYSVCSPSRACFLTGLYPHQNGQIGLATHKFALYRGDTPNFVSLLKEHGYHTGLIGKLHVNPESAFPFDFHAIPGANFNRSIASAEYAAEARKFFAQAGDKRWFLSVNFPDAHLPFLRQANGLPEKPLSANEVRPMPWVGVDTPRLREQAANYYNCLARLDHAVGLLLAELDKTGEADHTLLIYIGDHGAQFPRGKGTVYEGGLRVPMIVRWPHVAAAGQVRKELVSTIDLLPTALRAVGKMAPANLPGWELQPLLAGEKPDAWRQYNFGFTTGSFPRACFVQHAIRDARYKLISSPRPDTENLDAGTYLDESHQHFVVSGATAADQATAPDHVQAAFALWQRPPRYELYDLENDPHEWRNLADDPAHAAVKTRLIKALIDLQRRTRDPFLDPANVEAFVQEQLANRDLGYRNQQDFRWSYLNTFPKWRARP; via the coding sequence ATGAACCGACTTTCTTGCCTCAGCTTTTGCGCCCTGGCCAGTTGGATCGGCCTGCTTTCCGGAGCGACGGGGGCCGCCCAGCGGCCCAACATCCTGCTGATCGTCTCCGAAGATAACGGACCAGAACTGGGCTGTTACGGCGACCCTTACGCCCAGACGCCCCACCTGGATCAGCTTGCCAGCCAGGGCGTGCGGTTTGAGAATGCGTTTGTGCCGTACTCGGTCTGTTCGCCGTCGCGGGCATGTTTTCTGACGGGGCTGTATCCGCATCAGAACGGGCAAATTGGTTTGGCGACGCACAAGTTCGCCCTGTATCGCGGCGACACGCCGAATTTTGTTTCGCTCTTGAAAGAGCATGGTTACCATACGGGGTTAATCGGCAAGCTGCATGTCAATCCGGAATCGGCGTTCCCGTTTGACTTCCACGCCATCCCCGGAGCCAATTTCAACCGTTCGATTGCGTCCGCAGAGTACGCGGCCGAGGCCCGGAAATTCTTCGCCCAGGCTGGCGACAAACGCTGGTTCCTGTCGGTCAATTTTCCCGACGCGCATCTGCCGTTTCTGCGTCAGGCCAACGGACTGCCCGAAAAGCCGCTCTCTGCCAACGAGGTCCGCCCGATGCCCTGGGTCGGCGTTGATACGCCCCGACTGCGGGAACAGGCGGCCAACTATTACAACTGCCTGGCCCGGCTCGACCATGCGGTGGGACTGCTGCTGGCGGAACTTGATAAAACGGGCGAAGCGGACCACACCCTGCTGATCTACATTGGCGACCATGGCGCCCAGTTTCCCCGCGGTAAAGGGACCGTCTATGAGGGAGGGCTCCGCGTGCCGATGATTGTCCGCTGGCCGCACGTCGCCGCTGCGGGACAGGTGCGGAAAGAGCTGGTCTCCACCATCGACCTGCTGCCGACCGCATTACGGGCCGTCGGCAAAATGGCTCCCGCCAACTTGCCCGGCTGGGAGCTTCAGCCCCTGCTGGCGGGCGAAAAACCGGACGCCTGGCGGCAGTACAACTTTGGTTTTACGACTGGCTCGTTCCCTCGGGCCTGCTTTGTGCAGCACGCAATTCGCGACGCCCGTTACAAACTGATCTCCAGCCCGCGGCCCGATACCGAGAACCTCGACGCGGGCACGTACCTCGACGAATCGCATCAGCACTTTGTCGTCTCCGGCGCCACCGCCGCTGACCAGGCGACGGCTCCCGATCATGTGCAGGCGGCCTTCGCCCTCTGGCAGCGTCCGCCCCGCTATGAGTTGTACGATCTGGAAAACGATCCGCACGAATGGCGGAACCTGGCCGACGACCCGGCGCATGCGGCCGTCAAGACCCGTCTGATCAAAGCACTCATCGACCTGCAGCGCCGCACGCGCGATCCGTTTCTGGATCCAGCGAATGTCGAGGCGTTTGTGCAGGAACAGCTGGCCAATCGCGATCTGGGTTATCGCAACCAGCAGGACTTCCGCTGGTCGTATCTCAATACATTCCCGAAATGGCGGGCCCGACCGTAG
- a CDS encoding PVC-type heme-binding CxxCH protein produces the protein MRIPPCLFVCCLLLFPGALFAQQETTPAPRPSAQKAPAAKTPVREELEFTRWSGSVNIPDPVAISLDNQGRAYVTQTQRRKSQDLDIRGHRQWIPSDVGFRSVEDKRNFYHQELAIGNASNKSHVEDLNKDGVHDYRDLMVLSERIWLVEDADGNGTADRSQIYAEDFRTEVTGIAAGVLWHNGDVYATIAPDVWRMRDTTGDGKANQREIMATGFGLHIAYAGHDMHGLTVGPDGKIYWSVGDKGISVVSREGRRFAYPNQGGVMRCNSDGSDFEVFAHGLRNVQELAFNEYGDLFGVDNDSDQSGERERVVFIARGMDAGWRCNYQYRGKDYNPWMAEGLWERWSARQPAYITPPLAYSLNGPAGFTYNPGTALGPGYRNYFFLTGAPGGEQRAFQLLPRGATFEQANEHEIGSSVPLVGINFGPDGGLYGVDWGGGYPLNQKGAIWKIDVPGGADSTLRQETRELLAAGFAHRETNQLQELLSHADQRVRLGAQFELVQRQAATTLQQVAQKADADLLARIHAIWGVGQLIRQDRSSPQLELVALLAQLLQDPQSEIRAQAARTISDLPHFEGQLLTPLLADAEPRVRFQAGLALARHATPSAVPALVKLAESLQPSDNYLRLAAAQGLAGSASTAELADLSRHAAPLVRTIAVLALRQQDDQAGGNPAAAAALGRFVSDENVQPATEAALALYEGLDRRDLTDDAALLGAAELAAVLPATPQSGEAFVRRAISAAYLLGDVKSADRVAAYAQRTDVPIALRLDALDALRQWPQPPLLDRVDGRRRRLAEKRQRIHSPAVKAALIDLLASTDAKLQAAALKTSRDLGMQFTDKDLVELAQLVAAPKAAVELRLEALDTLRSQKYSRLAEVITGALQSTAPVLRMRALELLKSDPAAALAAIEQVLARSKDLRERQHAVLMLGDLATARADAVLAAQFQEMAGQPAPAATALELMESVSARAEQNVDLARLLTEYNDQRASASDDPIALWTQCLTGGDATEGKETFMNHITTQCIRCHQVGKTGSTVGPNLESIALQRDGAHLLRSIVAPSADIEPKYQSQTLLLLSGRVVQGLLLRKDDKVTVLADNQGKEVVVPNDQIDESLARKISIMPEIAKVLTPREIRNLVAYLQTLKKPLPAETAQPASK, from the coding sequence ATGCGAATCCCTCCCTGCCTGTTCGTTTGCTGCCTGCTCCTGTTTCCCGGCGCCCTGTTCGCCCAGCAGGAAACCACGCCTGCCCCGCGACCGTCCGCCCAGAAAGCACCCGCCGCGAAAACGCCGGTCCGTGAAGAGCTGGAGTTCACCCGCTGGAGCGGCTCTGTCAATATTCCCGATCCGGTCGCGATCAGCCTGGATAACCAGGGCCGGGCGTATGTCACCCAGACCCAGCGCCGCAAGTCGCAGGACCTGGACATTCGCGGCCATCGCCAGTGGATTCCCAGCGATGTCGGTTTCCGCTCGGTCGAGGATAAGCGGAACTTCTATCACCAGGAGCTGGCGATCGGCAATGCTTCTAACAAGTCGCATGTCGAAGACCTGAACAAAGACGGCGTGCACGATTATCGCGACCTGATGGTGCTCTCTGAACGGATCTGGCTGGTCGAAGACGCCGACGGCAACGGCACAGCCGATCGCTCGCAAATCTACGCCGAGGATTTCCGCACCGAAGTCACCGGCATCGCCGCCGGCGTGCTGTGGCACAACGGCGACGTGTACGCCACCATCGCCCCCGATGTCTGGCGGATGCGCGACACCACCGGCGACGGCAAAGCCAATCAGCGCGAGATCATGGCCACCGGCTTTGGCCTGCACATTGCTTACGCCGGCCACGACATGCACGGTCTTACGGTTGGGCCTGACGGCAAGATCTACTGGTCGGTCGGCGACAAAGGAATCAGTGTCGTTTCCCGCGAAGGACGCCGCTTCGCTTACCCCAACCAGGGCGGCGTGATGCGCTGCAATTCCGACGGCTCGGATTTTGAAGTGTTCGCCCACGGCCTGCGTAACGTGCAGGAGCTGGCTTTTAATGAGTATGGCGACCTGTTCGGCGTCGATAACGATTCCGATCAGTCGGGCGAGCGCGAGCGGGTGGTGTTCATCGCCCGCGGGATGGACGCTGGCTGGCGCTGCAACTATCAGTATCGCGGCAAGGACTACAATCCCTGGATGGCCGAAGGGCTATGGGAACGCTGGTCCGCCCGGCAGCCTGCCTACATCACGCCGCCTTTGGCGTACTCGTTGAACGGTCCGGCCGGCTTCACGTACAACCCCGGCACGGCGCTCGGCCCCGGCTATCGCAACTACTTTTTCCTGACCGGAGCGCCCGGCGGCGAGCAACGCGCCTTTCAATTGTTGCCCCGCGGCGCTACGTTTGAACAGGCAAACGAACATGAAATCGGCAGCAGCGTGCCGCTGGTCGGCATCAACTTTGGTCCCGACGGAGGGCTGTACGGCGTGGACTGGGGCGGCGGTTATCCGCTGAACCAGAAGGGCGCCATCTGGAAGATCGATGTCCCCGGCGGCGCCGACTCCACCCTCCGGCAAGAGACCCGCGAACTGCTGGCCGCAGGCTTTGCCCATCGCGAAACGAACCAGCTGCAGGAGTTGCTCAGCCATGCCGATCAACGGGTCCGCCTGGGCGCCCAGTTCGAACTGGTCCAGCGCCAGGCAGCGACAACCCTGCAGCAGGTCGCCCAGAAAGCGGACGCTGATCTGCTGGCCCGTATCCACGCCATCTGGGGCGTCGGCCAGCTGATCCGGCAAGACCGTTCGTCGCCGCAGCTCGAACTCGTCGCCTTGCTCGCCCAGCTGCTGCAGGATCCGCAGTCCGAAATCCGCGCCCAGGCCGCCCGCACGATCAGCGATCTGCCCCACTTCGAAGGCCAGCTGCTCACGCCGCTTTTGGCCGACGCAGAGCCGCGGGTCCGCTTCCAGGCGGGGCTGGCCCTGGCCCGTCATGCCACGCCCTCGGCTGTGCCGGCGCTGGTGAAGCTGGCCGAGTCGCTGCAGCCCAGCGACAATTACCTGCGGCTGGCGGCCGCGCAAGGACTGGCGGGATCGGCCTCGACTGCAGAGCTGGCCGACCTCAGTCGGCATGCGGCTCCGCTGGTGCGCACGATCGCGGTGCTGGCCCTGCGTCAGCAAGACGACCAGGCCGGCGGCAACCCGGCCGCCGCGGCGGCGCTGGGCCGCTTTGTCTCAGATGAAAACGTCCAGCCGGCGACCGAAGCGGCGCTGGCTTTGTATGAAGGACTCGATCGCCGGGACCTGACCGACGACGCCGCCCTGCTTGGCGCCGCGGAGCTGGCCGCCGTTCTGCCTGCCACTCCGCAGTCCGGCGAGGCCTTCGTCCGCCGGGCGATTAGCGCCGCTTACTTGCTGGGGGACGTGAAGAGTGCAGACCGCGTCGCCGCTTACGCCCAGCGCACCGATGTCCCGATTGCTTTGCGGTTGGACGCTCTCGACGCGCTCCGCCAGTGGCCGCAGCCGCCGCTGCTCGATCGCGTGGACGGTCGTCGCCGTCGCCTGGCCGAGAAGCGACAACGTATCCACTCGCCCGCCGTCAAAGCGGCCCTGATCGACCTGCTGGCCAGTACCGATGCAAAGCTCCAGGCGGCCGCCCTCAAAACGAGTCGCGACCTGGGGATGCAGTTCACCGACAAGGATCTGGTCGAGCTGGCCCAACTGGTCGCCGCCCCGAAAGCCGCCGTCGAGCTGCGACTCGAGGCGCTCGACACGCTTCGTTCTCAGAAATATTCCCGCCTGGCGGAAGTCATCACCGGAGCCCTGCAGTCGACGGCCCCTGTCCTGCGGATGCGGGCGCTGGAGCTTTTGAAGAGCGATCCCGCGGCCGCACTGGCGGCGATTGAGCAGGTGCTGGCTCGCTCGAAAGACCTTCGCGAGCGGCAGCATGCCGTGCTGATGCTGGGCGACCTGGCGACCGCGCGGGCCGACGCCGTGCTGGCGGCCCAGTTCCAGGAAATGGCCGGCCAGCCCGCGCCCGCGGCGACCGCCTTGGAGCTGATGGAATCGGTCAGCGCCCGGGCCGAACAGAACGTTGACCTGGCCCGACTGCTCACCGAGTACAACGACCAGCGGGCGTCCGCCAGCGACGATCCGATCGCCCTGTGGACGCAGTGCCTGACCGGCGGCGATGCGACGGAAGGGAAGGAAACCTTTATGAACCACATCACCACGCAGTGCATCCGCTGTCATCAGGTGGGAAAGACAGGCAGCACGGTCGGCCCCAACCTGGAAAGCATCGCCCTCCAGCGCGACGGCGCGCATCTGCTCCGCTCGATCGTAGCGCCAAGCGCCGATATTGAGCCGAAGTACCAGTCGCAAACCCTGCTGCTGCTGTCGGGCCGGGTGGTCCAGGGGCTGCTGCTCCGCAAGGACGACAAGGTCACCGTGCTGGCCGACAATCAGGGGAAAGAGGTCGTCGTGCCGAACGACCAGATCGACGAGTCGCTCGCCCGCAAGATCTCCATCATGCCGGAGATCGCCAAGGTGCTGACGCCGCGGGAGATCCGCAACCTGGTGGCCTACCTGCAGACCTTAAAAAAGCCGCTCCCGGCTGAGACCGCCCAACCGGCCAGCAAGTAA
- a CDS encoding PSD1 and planctomycete cytochrome C domain-containing protein — protein MYRPAFSLAGLFLFVALGSLPLARGEAPKANDLAFFENKIRPVLVKHCYECHAADSAELGGKLLLDSRSGMQKGGESGPAIVSGKPDESLLVQALRYDGVEMPPEKPLPETVVNDFIEWIRRGAADPRNADAVPPAAEPKVQSDLWSLQPVQNPPLPAVQHGDWPRDPLDRFVLARIEAAQLSPTRDADSRTLIRRLSYDLTGLPPEPQQVEQFARAHARDGAAAVEQLVDNLLASPQFGERWGRHWLDVARYAESNGNDGLSRNPTFPHAWRYRDYVISALNADTPYDRFLTEQIAGDLLPEGSPEQRDRHLVATGFLALAAKPAKAMNTNFDMDVVADQIDVVGRGLMGFSISCARCHDHKFDPIPTRDYYAMAGVFTSTETMWGTAASEKLTAPKTDLHVLQAAPHVPPPADFVETVLVLESNTGKPKPVPPSDWPVGTPLAMGVRDRAKPADCKINLKGESQKLGEAVPRGFLSALELEASSPIQVDPKQSGRLQLAQWVTSVDHPLTPRVMVNRIWLHLFGQGIVRTPDDFGVYGERPSHPLLLDHLASRFVAEGWSIKRLIRAIVLSRTYQLQSDAEPSLIQADSQNLLLARHDRRRLDAESLRDSMLQVSGQLDPQPGDGSIIRHRDILVNLAGNLHQPSRHRSVYLCYLRSSPPPELAAFNLPDFTTVTGQRDESTVPGQALHLFNNPFVIEQANAFARVVMQASAGDPERVQAAFQRALNREPRPAEQEQAVALVQAATAELESEEQAWASFCQALLMASEFRYLD, from the coding sequence ATGTATCGACCTGCCTTTTCGCTCGCTGGCCTGTTCCTTTTTGTCGCGCTGGGTAGTCTCCCGCTGGCCCGCGGCGAGGCGCCTAAGGCGAACGACCTGGCGTTCTTTGAGAACAAGATTCGTCCGGTCCTGGTCAAGCACTGTTACGAATGCCACGCAGCCGACTCGGCTGAACTGGGCGGCAAGTTGCTGCTCGACAGTCGCAGCGGGATGCAAAAAGGGGGCGAGTCCGGGCCAGCCATTGTCAGCGGCAAGCCGGACGAAAGTCTCCTGGTCCAGGCGCTCCGTTACGACGGCGTAGAAATGCCGCCGGAAAAGCCATTGCCCGAAACGGTGGTCAACGACTTCATCGAATGGATCCGGCGCGGGGCGGCCGACCCGCGGAACGCCGACGCCGTCCCGCCCGCAGCCGAACCGAAAGTTCAATCGGACCTGTGGTCGCTGCAGCCGGTCCAGAACCCGCCGTTGCCGGCCGTGCAGCATGGCGACTGGCCGCGAGATCCGCTGGATCGCTTTGTGCTGGCCCGTATCGAAGCGGCCCAGTTGTCGCCCACGCGCGACGCAGATTCACGCACGCTGATCCGGCGCCTGTCGTACGATCTCACCGGATTGCCGCCGGAGCCGCAGCAGGTCGAACAGTTCGCCAGGGCGCATGCCCGCGATGGGGCGGCCGCGGTGGAGCAGCTGGTCGATAACTTGCTGGCCAGTCCGCAGTTTGGCGAGCGCTGGGGTAGACACTGGCTGGACGTCGCCCGCTACGCCGAATCCAACGGCAACGACGGGCTCAGTCGTAACCCGACCTTCCCGCATGCCTGGCGGTATCGCGATTACGTGATCAGCGCGCTGAACGCCGACACGCCGTATGATCGCTTTCTGACCGAACAGATTGCAGGCGATCTGCTGCCGGAAGGTTCACCCGAACAGCGCGATCGTCACCTGGTGGCGACCGGGTTTTTGGCGCTCGCCGCCAAGCCGGCCAAGGCGATGAACACGAACTTCGACATGGATGTGGTCGCCGATCAGATCGACGTCGTCGGCCGGGGGCTGATGGGTTTCAGCATCTCCTGCGCCCGTTGCCATGATCACAAGTTTGATCCGATTCCGACCCGCGACTATTACGCGATGGCGGGCGTTTTCACCAGCACCGAAACGATGTGGGGGACCGCAGCCAGCGAGAAACTGACCGCGCCAAAAACCGATCTGCACGTGCTGCAGGCCGCCCCGCACGTCCCGCCGCCGGCGGACTTTGTCGAAACCGTGCTGGTGCTGGAATCCAATACGGGCAAGCCCAAGCCGGTTCCTCCTTCTGACTGGCCGGTGGGCACGCCTTTGGCCATGGGCGTTCGCGACCGAGCCAAACCGGCGGACTGCAAGATCAACCTCAAGGGGGAATCGCAGAAGCTGGGGGAGGCCGTGCCGCGAGGCTTCCTCAGTGCTTTGGAACTGGAAGCATCGTCGCCGATCCAGGTCGACCCGAAGCAAAGCGGTCGGCTGCAGCTGGCGCAGTGGGTAACGAGCGTTGACCATCCGCTGACGCCGCGGGTGATGGTTAACCGGATCTGGCTGCACCTGTTTGGCCAGGGCATCGTGCGGACGCCGGACGACTTTGGCGTGTATGGCGAACGGCCCAGCCACCCCCTGCTGCTGGACCATCTGGCCAGCCGCTTCGTGGCGGAAGGCTGGTCGATCAAGCGTTTGATCCGGGCGATCGTGCTCAGCCGCACCTATCAACTGCAGAGCGACGCCGAGCCGTCGCTGATTCAGGCCGATTCGCAAAATCTGCTGCTGGCCCGGCATGACCGCCGACGCCTGGACGCAGAATCCTTGCGCGACAGCATGCTGCAGGTCAGCGGTCAGCTGGACCCGCAACCGGGCGACGGGTCGATCATTCGCCATCGCGATATTCTGGTCAACCTGGCCGGGAATCTGCATCAGCCCAGCCGGCATCGGAGCGTTTACCTTTGTTATCTGCGAAGTTCGCCGCCGCCGGAGTTGGCGGCCTTTAACCTGCCGGACTTCACTACGGTAACGGGGCAGCGCGACGAGAGCACCGTACCGGGCCAGGCGTTGCATCTGTTCAATAACCCGTTCGTCATCGAGCAGGCGAACGCTTTCGCACGCGTGGTGATGCAGGCGTCGGCCGGCGATCCGGAACGGGTGCAGGCCGCGTTTCAAAGAGCCTTGAACCGGGAGCCCCGGCCCGCGGAACAGGAACAAGCCGTCGCGCTGGTGCAGGCCGCCACGGCGGAGCTGGAATCCGAAGAACAGGCGTGGGCCAGCTTTTGCCAGGCTCTGCTGATGGCCAGTGAGTTCCGTTACCTCGATTAG
- a CDS encoding DUF1501 domain-containing protein: MQTSRRTLLQSTACGFGYLALQALCGQRSLAAEKSGQTTQTPPLPVRAKRVIFLCMSGGPSHLDTFDYKPQTGDKKHPGSVFAFRQHGESGLPISELLPETARHADDLCVLNGMHADTGIHAQSFLQLHTGDRLRERPSLGSWISYGLGSENENLPGFISLNTSKTSCYSSAFLPSIHNGTPIGVNGEPMSQATIQNVAGDHLPLSAKRRQLDFVQMMNREHAAQHPGDGKLDSVIQTMELGFRMQAEAPGLLDLSQESQRTLERYRVGQQKESVGTCRVTDFGRQCLLARRFAEAGVRFIELNHGSWDQHKNHRRDLAANCEATDAPIAALLDDLKDRGLLDDTLVVWGGEFGRPGLIPEDGKDETGHNARGFTFWLAGGGVKSGYVHGQTDATGAQAVEGKVHFRDLHATILHLLGLPANELTWWHAGRDHRLTGPEGGQVVHEVIQ; the protein is encoded by the coding sequence ATGCAAACCTCGCGACGCACCCTGTTGCAGTCCACTGCCTGCGGCTTTGGTTATCTGGCCCTGCAGGCGCTCTGCGGCCAGCGATCCCTGGCGGCGGAAAAAAGCGGGCAGACGACGCAGACGCCGCCACTTCCGGTCCGCGCCAAAAGAGTGATCTTCCTGTGCATGTCAGGCGGTCCGTCGCATCTGGATACGTTTGACTACAAGCCGCAAACGGGCGACAAGAAGCATCCGGGATCGGTGTTCGCCTTTCGCCAGCATGGCGAGAGCGGGCTGCCCATCTCTGAGTTGCTGCCGGAAACGGCCCGGCATGCGGACGACCTGTGCGTCCTCAACGGCATGCACGCCGACACGGGCATTCACGCCCAGTCGTTCCTGCAGTTGCACACGGGCGACCGGTTGCGCGAGCGGCCGAGTCTGGGCTCCTGGATCTCGTACGGTCTGGGGTCAGAAAATGAGAACCTTCCCGGATTTATCAGCCTGAATACGTCGAAAACGTCGTGCTATTCCAGCGCGTTTTTGCCGTCGATCCACAACGGTACGCCGATCGGGGTGAACGGCGAGCCGATGTCCCAGGCCACGATCCAGAATGTGGCCGGCGATCATCTGCCGTTGTCCGCCAAGCGACGGCAGCTGGACTTTGTGCAGATGATGAACCGCGAGCATGCGGCCCAGCATCCGGGCGACGGGAAGCTCGACAGCGTGATTCAAACGATGGAGCTCGGTTTCCGGATGCAGGCCGAGGCGCCCGGCCTGCTGGACCTCAGCCAGGAAAGCCAGCGCACCCTGGAGCGTTACCGGGTCGGCCAGCAGAAGGAGTCGGTCGGCACTTGCCGCGTGACCGACTTCGGCCGGCAGTGCCTGCTAGCTCGTCGCTTTGCCGAAGCGGGGGTGCGCTTTATTGAATTGAACCATGGCAGCTGGGACCAGCACAAGAATCACCGTCGCGATCTGGCCGCCAACTGTGAAGCGACCGACGCCCCGATTGCGGCCCTGCTGGACGATCTGAAGGATCGTGGCCTGCTGGACGATACGCTGGTGGTCTGGGGCGGCGAGTTCGGTCGACCCGGCCTGATCCCGGAAGACGGCAAGGACGAAACGGGCCACAACGCCCGCGGCTTCACCTTCTGGCTGGCCGGCGGCGGCGTGAAGAGCGGGTACGTCCACGGCCAGACGGACGCTACGGGAGCACAGGCGGTCGAAGGGAAGGTCCACTTCCGCGACCTGCACGCCACAATTCTGCACCTGCTGGGTCTACCGGCCAACGAGCTTACCTGGTGGCACGCCGGCCGCGATCATCGGCTGACCGGCCCCGAAGGCGGGCAAGTCGTTCACGAAGTGATCCAGTAA
- a CDS encoding arylsulfatase produces the protein MLALSLAGAPLAQAQQSKPNILVIMGDDIGLTNVSAYSMGLMGYQTPNIDRLAREGMIFTDYYAEQSCTAGRSSFLTGQCTLRTGLSKVGLPAAPVGLQAEDATLAQLLKNQGYSTGQFGKNHLGDMNQFLPTVHGFDEFFGNLYHLNAEEEPEQRTYPTDPRFREMFGPRGVLKCKATDRDDPTVHPRWGRVGKQIIEDTGPLTKKRMETIDDDTSAAAIDFMKRQSTTGKPFFCWFNSTRMHFRTHVKEERRSPPGLTARTEYADGMVEHDAHVGKILDAVEELNLVDNTIVIYTTDNGPHMNTWPDGAMTPFRSEKNTNWEGAFRVPCMIRWPKHIRAGVISNEIFSGHDWLPTLLAAAGEPKIKEKLLEGYEADGHKFKNHIDGYNQLPYLTGQVKKSPRRGFFYFNDDGDLVGLRVENWKIVFLEQRAKGTLRVWAEPFTPLRLPKLFDLRADPFERADVTSNTYYDWLLSQPYIFMAGQAVTEKFLDTFKEYPPRQKAASFSIDQAVDKMRASLIGK, from the coding sequence ATGCTGGCCCTCAGCCTGGCCGGGGCTCCGCTGGCTCAGGCCCAGCAGTCGAAGCCGAATATCCTGGTGATCATGGGCGACGACATTGGCCTCACGAATGTTAGCGCCTATTCCATGGGCCTCATGGGTTATCAAACGCCCAACATTGATCGCCTGGCCCGCGAAGGGATGATCTTCACCGATTACTACGCCGAGCAAAGCTGCACCGCCGGGCGGTCCTCGTTCCTGACGGGACAGTGCACGCTCCGCACGGGCCTCAGCAAAGTCGGCTTGCCGGCGGCCCCCGTCGGCCTGCAGGCGGAAGACGCCACCCTGGCCCAGCTGCTGAAGAACCAGGGCTATTCCACCGGCCAGTTCGGCAAGAACCACCTGGGCGACATGAACCAGTTTCTGCCGACAGTGCACGGCTTTGATGAGTTTTTCGGCAACCTGTATCACCTGAACGCCGAAGAAGAACCGGAACAACGGACCTATCCGACCGATCCGCGTTTTCGCGAAATGTTTGGCCCGCGCGGCGTGCTCAAATGCAAGGCGACCGACCGTGATGATCCGACCGTCCATCCGCGCTGGGGCCGCGTCGGCAAGCAGATCATCGAAGATACCGGCCCGCTGACCAAGAAGCGGATGGAAACGATCGACGACGACACGTCGGCCGCCGCCATCGACTTTATGAAACGACAGTCGACCACCGGAAAGCCGTTCTTCTGCTGGTTCAACAGCACCCGGATGCACTTCCGCACGCACGTGAAGGAAGAGCGCCGCAGCCCGCCCGGCCTGACCGCCCGCACCGAATACGCCGACGGCATGGTCGAGCATGACGCCCATGTGGGGAAGATCCTCGACGCCGTGGAAGAGCTGAACCTGGTCGACAACACAATCGTGATCTACACGACCGACAACGGCCCCCACATGAACACCTGGCCCGACGGCGCCATGACGCCGTTCCGTTCGGAAAAGAACACCAACTGGGAAGGCGCCTTCCGCGTCCCCTGCATGATTCGCTGGCCCAAGCATATCCGCGCCGGGGTCATTTCCAACGAGATCTTCAGCGGCCACGACTGGCTGCCGACCCTGCTGGCCGCCGCCGGCGAACCGAAGATCAAAGAGAAACTGCTGGAAGGCTACGAAGCCGACGGCCACAAGTTCAAGAACCATATCGACGGCTATAACCAGTTGCCGTATCTCACCGGCCAGGTGAAAAAGAGCCCGCGACGCGGCTTCTTTTACTTCAACGACGACGGCGATCTGGTCGGCCTGCGCGTGGAGAACTGGAAGATCGTGTTCCTGGAACAACGCGCCAAGGGAACCTTGCGCGTCTGGGCTGAGCCGTTCACCCCGCTGCGTCTGCCCAAGCTGTTCGACCTGCGGGCCGATCCTTTCGAACGGGCCGACGTCACTTCCAACACCTATTACGACTGGCTCTTGTCGCAGCCGTATATCTTCATGGCCGGCCAGGCCGTGACGGAGAAGTTCCTGGACACGTTCAAGGAATATCCGCCCCGCCAGAAAGCCGCCAGCTTCAGCATCGACCAGGCCGTCGACAAAATGCGAGCCAGCCTGATCGGCAAGTAA
- a CDS encoding SGNH/GDSL hydrolase family protein, with product MSRKMYSWLLLALLVAGSSGVSRAGEPALQLKKGERIVFLGDSITQAGDRSDKGYVRLIRQELAEKYPDLGIEVIGAGISGNKVPDLQRRLERDVTSKKPTIVFIYIGINDVWHGEKDPARGTTPEAFESGLKDVIARCQEAGAQVVLCTPTVIGEKANGTNSLDKKLDQYADISRGVAKELKLPMCDLRAAFVDHLKEHNTEDKEKGVLTSDRVHLNEAGNRFIADVMLGMFAK from the coding sequence ATGTCGCGTAAAATGTACTCATGGCTGCTGCTTGCTCTTCTGGTCGCTGGATCTTCCGGCGTGAGTCGGGCGGGCGAACCGGCTTTGCAGCTGAAAAAAGGGGAACGCATTGTGTTCCTCGGCGATTCGATCACCCAGGCGGGCGATCGTTCTGACAAAGGTTACGTGCGATTGATCCGCCAGGAGCTGGCCGAGAAGTATCCCGACCTGGGGATCGAAGTGATCGGCGCCGGGATCAGCGGCAACAAAGTGCCCGATCTGCAGCGTCGCCTGGAGCGGGATGTGACCTCCAAAAAGCCGACAATCGTGTTCATCTACATCGGCATTAACGATGTCTGGCACGGCGAAAAGGACCCGGCCCGCGGCACGACGCCGGAAGCCTTTGAATCGGGTCTGAAGGACGTCATCGCCCGTTGCCAGGAAGCGGGCGCCCAGGTGGTGCTGTGCACGCCGACCGTGATTGGCGAAAAGGCGAATGGCACGAACAGCCTCGATAAGAAGCTCGACCAGTACGCCGACATCAGCCGCGGCGTGGCGAAAGAGCTGAAGCTGCCGATGTGCGACCTGCGCGCCGCGTTTGTGGACCATCTGAAAGAACACAACACTGAAGACAAAGAAAAGGGCGTGCTGACCAGCGACCGCGTGCATTTGAACGAAGCCGGCAACCGCTTCATCGCCGACGTCATGCTGGGCATGTTCGCAAAGTAA